In one window of Gossypium hirsutum isolate 1008001.06 chromosome A01, Gossypium_hirsutum_v2.1, whole genome shotgun sequence DNA:
- the LOC107893723 gene encoding F-box protein SKIP28, translating to MEIAKSMELATLSHKQSSFAGPSHEALFLVLAYLPLFELLSMSEVCRSLRDAVEKDVLPWLNIIIERPLSLRLSDEILMKIASKANGRLRTLVLMYCAKITDDGLQRVIDQNPLISKLHIPGCTGLTPDGVIRALQKLSDFQDGLKSLWINGIANMKKEHLERLQFYLQTNQKLQQIQQKRRPLLYHNYRRLQAYRWEELGRVIDVELCPKCNEVRVVFDCPREECKRKGENSMTGCRMCMFCIPRCEECGKCVETGDLEETVCADTLCPDCWIQLPKCNFCNKPCCTQHANMQIASTGSIGWICSVCHDKSDDFE from the exons ATGGAGATTGCAAAGAGCATGGAACTTGCAACCCTTTCACATAAACAATCCAGTTTTGCAGGGCCATCCCATGAGGCTTTGTTTCTTGTCCTAGCCTACCTTCCATTATTTGAACTTCTGTCCATGAGTGAAGTTTGCAGGTCACTGAGAGATGCAGTGGAAAAGGATGTACTCCCATGGCTAAACATCATCATTGAAAGGCCTTTGAGCTTGAGGTTGTCAGATGAGATTCTGATGAAAATTGCTTCAAAGGCAAATGGTAGGCTAAGAACCTTGGTTCTCATGTACTGTGCCAAAATTACAGATGATGGGCTTCAAAGGGTAATCGACCAAAACCCTCTTATCAGTAAG CTTCACATACCAGGTTGCACTGGCTTAACCCCTGATGGAGTAATAAGAGCTCTGCAGAAGCTATCCGACTTCCAAGATGGCCTAAAAAGCCTTTGGATAAACGGCATTGCCAACATGAAGAAAGAACACCTCGAAAGGCTTCAATTTTACCTCCAAACAAACCAAAAACTGCAGCAGATTCAGCAAAAGAGACGGCCTCTCTTATATCATAATTACAGAAGGTTGCAAGCATATAGATGGGAAGAACTTGGGAGAGTTATTGATGTGGAACTTTGTCCCAAATGCAATGAAGTAAGGGTTGTATTTGATTGTCCTAGAGAGGAATGCAAAAGGAAGGGAGAGAATTCAATGACTGGATGTAGGATGTGCATGTTCTGCATTCCAAGGTGTGAAGAATGTGGCAAGTGTGTCGAAACTGGAGACTTGGAAGAAACTGTTTGTGCTGATACTCTTTGCCCAGATTGTTGGATTCAGCTTCCCAAATGCAATTTCTGTAATAAGCCATGCTGTACTCAACATGCCAACATGCAGATAGCTTCAACCGGTTCAATAGGGTGGATTTGTAGTGTTTGCCATGATAAGTCtgatgattttgaataa
- the LOC107893722 gene encoding glucan endo-1,3-beta-glucosidase 3 isoform X3, with protein sequence MAILLLLLPLLVSAVYGDEKAFIGVNIGTDLSDMPSPTQVVALLKAQNVWHVRLYDADRAMLLALANTGIQVTISVPNEQLLGIGQSNATAANWVARNVIAHVPATNITAIAVGSEVLTALPNAAPVLVSALKLIHSALVASNLDSQIKVSTPHSSSIILDSFPPSQAFFNRSWDPVMVPLLKFLQSTGSYLMLNVYPYYDYMQSNGVIPLDYALFRPLPPNKEAVDANTLLHYTNVFDAIVDAAYFSMSYLNITNVPIVVTESGWPSKGDSSEPDATVDNANTYNSNLIKHVINNTGTPKHPGIAVSTYIYELYNEDLRPSPLSEKNWGLFDANGTPVYILHLTAAGTVFANDTTNQTFCVAKDGADPKMLQAALDWACGPGKVDCSPLLQGQPCYEPDNVVSHSTYAFNAYFQQMGKSTGTCDFKGVATISTTDPSHGSCIFPGSFGKNGTITNGTSLAPSSNDTSLGCPTQYFYRSCLFTTSVIIGAFLMTAVFL encoded by the exons ATGGCTATTTTACTGCTGCTATTGCCTCTGCTTGTTTCAGCTGTTTATGGTGATGAAA AAGCCTTTATCGGAGTGAACATTGGTACGGACCTTTCTGACATGCCCAGCCCTACTCAAGTGGTAGCCCTTCTCAAGGCTCAGAATGTCTGGCATGTGAGGCTTTATGATGCTGATCGAGCTATGCTCCTTGCACTTGCCAACACAGGAATCCAAGTGACTATCTCTGTCCCCAATGAGCAGCTCCTTGGTATTGGTCAGTCGAATGCCACTGCAGCCAACTGGGTGGCTCGCAATGTTATAGCCCATGTCCCTGCCACCAACATCACAGCAATAGCTGTTGGGTCCGAAGTACTAACTGCGCTCCCAAATGCTGCTCCTGTCCTAGTTTCTGCCTTAAAGCTTATCCACTCTGCCCTTGTTGCTTCAAATCTTGACAGTCAAATCAAAGTCTCTACACCACATTCATCTTCAATTATTCTGGACTCTTTTCCACCTTCTCAAGCCTTCTTTAATCGTTCATGGGATCCTGTCATGGTTCCATTACTAAAGTTTTTGCAGTCTACTGGGTCGTACCTTATGCTCAATGTATATCCGTATTATGATTATATGCAATCAAATGGCGTGATCCCGTTGGACTATGCTCTTTTCCGGCCCCTCCCTCCAAACAAAGAAGCTGTGGATGCTAACACACTTCTGCATTACACTAATGTCTTTGATGCTATTGTTGATGCAGCATATTTTTCAATGTCATACTTAAACATCACCAATGTTCCGATTGTAGTCACCGAGTCTGGTTGGCCTTCTAAGGGTGATTCATCTGAGCCTGATGCTACGGTTGACAATGCTAATACATACAACAGTAACTTGATCAAGCATGTAATTAACAACACTGGGACTCCTAAACATCCTGGGATTGCAGTTAGTACTTACATTTATGAGCTTTACAATGAGGATTTGAGACCTTCGCCACTCTCGGAAAAGAACTGGGGGCTATTTGATGCCAATGGAACACCGGTTTATATTTTACACTTGACAGCTGCTGGTACTGTTTTTGCAAATGACACTACAAACCAAACATTTTGTGTTGCAAAGGATGGTGCTGATCCGAAGATGTTACAAGCAGCTCTTGATTGGGCTTGTGGACCTGGGAAAGTTGATTGCTCACCTTTGTTGCAGGGGCAACCATGTTATGAGCCCGATAATGTGGTTTCCCACTCAACTTATGCTTTCAATGCATACTTCCAACAGATGGGCAAGTCTACTGGAACCTGTGATTTCAAGGGGGTGGCTACCATCAGTACAACTGATCCAA GTCACGGTTCATGCATATTTCCTGGAAG TTTTGGAAAAAACGGCACCATCACTAACGGTACATCACTGGCTCCTTCGTCGAATGACACGAGTTTAGGCTGCCCAACACAATATTTCTACAGGAGTTGTTTGTTCACAACCTCTGTGATAATAGGCGCTTTCCTTATGACTGCTGTTTTCTTGTAG
- the LOC107893722 gene encoding glucan endo-1,3-beta-glucosidase 3 isoform X1, which yields MAILLLLLPLLVSAVYGDEKAFIGVNIGTDLSDMPSPTQVVALLKAQNVWHVRLYDADRAMLLALANTGIQVTISVPNEQLLGIGQSNATAANWVARNVIAHVPATNITAIAVGSEVLTALPNAAPVLVSALKLIHSALVASNLDSQIKVSTPHSSSIILDSFPPSQAFFNRSWDPVMVPLLKFLQSTGSYLMLNVYPYYDYMQSNGVIPLDYALFRPLPPNKEAVDANTLLHYTNVFDAIVDAAYFSMSYLNITNVPIVVTESGWPSKGDSSEPDATVDNANTYNSNLIKHVINNTGTPKHPGIAVSTYIYELYNEDLRPSPLSEKNWGLFDANGTPVYILHLTAAGTVFANDTTNQTFCVAKDGADPKMLQAALDWACGPGKVDCSPLLQGQPCYEPDNVVSHSTYAFNAYFQQMGKSTGTCDFKGVATISTTDPNIDLRTLVIGAGHGSCIFPGSFGKNGTITNGTSLAPSSNDTSLGCPTQYFYRSCLFTTSVIIGAFLMTAVFL from the exons ATGGCTATTTTACTGCTGCTATTGCCTCTGCTTGTTTCAGCTGTTTATGGTGATGAAA AAGCCTTTATCGGAGTGAACATTGGTACGGACCTTTCTGACATGCCCAGCCCTACTCAAGTGGTAGCCCTTCTCAAGGCTCAGAATGTCTGGCATGTGAGGCTTTATGATGCTGATCGAGCTATGCTCCTTGCACTTGCCAACACAGGAATCCAAGTGACTATCTCTGTCCCCAATGAGCAGCTCCTTGGTATTGGTCAGTCGAATGCCACTGCAGCCAACTGGGTGGCTCGCAATGTTATAGCCCATGTCCCTGCCACCAACATCACAGCAATAGCTGTTGGGTCCGAAGTACTAACTGCGCTCCCAAATGCTGCTCCTGTCCTAGTTTCTGCCTTAAAGCTTATCCACTCTGCCCTTGTTGCTTCAAATCTTGACAGTCAAATCAAAGTCTCTACACCACATTCATCTTCAATTATTCTGGACTCTTTTCCACCTTCTCAAGCCTTCTTTAATCGTTCATGGGATCCTGTCATGGTTCCATTACTAAAGTTTTTGCAGTCTACTGGGTCGTACCTTATGCTCAATGTATATCCGTATTATGATTATATGCAATCAAATGGCGTGATCCCGTTGGACTATGCTCTTTTCCGGCCCCTCCCTCCAAACAAAGAAGCTGTGGATGCTAACACACTTCTGCATTACACTAATGTCTTTGATGCTATTGTTGATGCAGCATATTTTTCAATGTCATACTTAAACATCACCAATGTTCCGATTGTAGTCACCGAGTCTGGTTGGCCTTCTAAGGGTGATTCATCTGAGCCTGATGCTACGGTTGACAATGCTAATACATACAACAGTAACTTGATCAAGCATGTAATTAACAACACTGGGACTCCTAAACATCCTGGGATTGCAGTTAGTACTTACATTTATGAGCTTTACAATGAGGATTTGAGACCTTCGCCACTCTCGGAAAAGAACTGGGGGCTATTTGATGCCAATGGAACACCGGTTTATATTTTACACTTGACAGCTGCTGGTACTGTTTTTGCAAATGACACTACAAACCAAACATTTTGTGTTGCAAAGGATGGTGCTGATCCGAAGATGTTACAAGCAGCTCTTGATTGGGCTTGTGGACCTGGGAAAGTTGATTGCTCACCTTTGTTGCAGGGGCAACCATGTTATGAGCCCGATAATGTGGTTTCCCACTCAACTTATGCTTTCAATGCATACTTCCAACAGATGGGCAAGTCTACTGGAACCTGTGATTTCAAGGGGGTGGCTACCATCAGTACAACTGATCCAA ATATTGACTTACGAACGTTAGTGATTGGTGCAGGTCACGGTTCATGCATATTTCCTGGAAG TTTTGGAAAAAACGGCACCATCACTAACGGTACATCACTGGCTCCTTCGTCGAATGACACGAGTTTAGGCTGCCCAACACAATATTTCTACAGGAGTTGTTTGTTCACAACCTCTGTGATAATAGGCGCTTTCCTTATGACTGCTGTTTTCTTGTAG
- the LOC107893722 gene encoding glucan endo-1,3-beta-glucosidase 3 isoform X2, whose product MAILLLLLPLLVSAVYGDEKAFIGVNIGTDLSDMPSPTQVVALLKAQNVWHVRLYDADRAMLLALANTGIQVTISVPNEQLLGIGQSNATAANWVARNVIAHVPATNITAIAVGSEVLTALPNAAPVLVSALKLIHSALVASNLDSQIKVSTPHSSSIILDSFPPSQAFFNRSWDPVMVPLLKFLQSTGSYLMLNVYPYYDYMQSNGVIPLDYALFRPLPPNKEAVDANTLLHYTNVFDAIVDAAYFSMSYLNITNVPIVVTESGWPSKGDSSEPDATVDNANTYNSNLIKHVINNTGTPKHPGIAVSTYIYELYNEDLRPSPLSEKNWGLFDANGTPVYILHLTAAGTVFANDTTNQTFCVAKDGADPKMLQAALDWACGPGKVDCSPLLQGQPCYEPDNVVSHSTYAFNAYFQQMGKSTGTCDFKGVATISTTDPMIGAGHGSCIFPGSFGKNGTITNGTSLAPSSNDTSLGCPTQYFYRSCLFTTSVIIGAFLMTAVFL is encoded by the exons ATGGCTATTTTACTGCTGCTATTGCCTCTGCTTGTTTCAGCTGTTTATGGTGATGAAA AAGCCTTTATCGGAGTGAACATTGGTACGGACCTTTCTGACATGCCCAGCCCTACTCAAGTGGTAGCCCTTCTCAAGGCTCAGAATGTCTGGCATGTGAGGCTTTATGATGCTGATCGAGCTATGCTCCTTGCACTTGCCAACACAGGAATCCAAGTGACTATCTCTGTCCCCAATGAGCAGCTCCTTGGTATTGGTCAGTCGAATGCCACTGCAGCCAACTGGGTGGCTCGCAATGTTATAGCCCATGTCCCTGCCACCAACATCACAGCAATAGCTGTTGGGTCCGAAGTACTAACTGCGCTCCCAAATGCTGCTCCTGTCCTAGTTTCTGCCTTAAAGCTTATCCACTCTGCCCTTGTTGCTTCAAATCTTGACAGTCAAATCAAAGTCTCTACACCACATTCATCTTCAATTATTCTGGACTCTTTTCCACCTTCTCAAGCCTTCTTTAATCGTTCATGGGATCCTGTCATGGTTCCATTACTAAAGTTTTTGCAGTCTACTGGGTCGTACCTTATGCTCAATGTATATCCGTATTATGATTATATGCAATCAAATGGCGTGATCCCGTTGGACTATGCTCTTTTCCGGCCCCTCCCTCCAAACAAAGAAGCTGTGGATGCTAACACACTTCTGCATTACACTAATGTCTTTGATGCTATTGTTGATGCAGCATATTTTTCAATGTCATACTTAAACATCACCAATGTTCCGATTGTAGTCACCGAGTCTGGTTGGCCTTCTAAGGGTGATTCATCTGAGCCTGATGCTACGGTTGACAATGCTAATACATACAACAGTAACTTGATCAAGCATGTAATTAACAACACTGGGACTCCTAAACATCCTGGGATTGCAGTTAGTACTTACATTTATGAGCTTTACAATGAGGATTTGAGACCTTCGCCACTCTCGGAAAAGAACTGGGGGCTATTTGATGCCAATGGAACACCGGTTTATATTTTACACTTGACAGCTGCTGGTACTGTTTTTGCAAATGACACTACAAACCAAACATTTTGTGTTGCAAAGGATGGTGCTGATCCGAAGATGTTACAAGCAGCTCTTGATTGGGCTTGTGGACCTGGGAAAGTTGATTGCTCACCTTTGTTGCAGGGGCAACCATGTTATGAGCCCGATAATGTGGTTTCCCACTCAACTTATGCTTTCAATGCATACTTCCAACAGATGGGCAAGTCTACTGGAACCTGTGATTTCAAGGGGGTGGCTACCATCAGTACAACTGATCCAA TGATTGGTGCAGGTCACGGTTCATGCATATTTCCTGGAAG TTTTGGAAAAAACGGCACCATCACTAACGGTACATCACTGGCTCCTTCGTCGAATGACACGAGTTTAGGCTGCCCAACACAATATTTCTACAGGAGTTGTTTGTTCACAACCTCTGTGATAATAGGCGCTTTCCTTATGACTGCTGTTTTCTTGTAG